The Acinetobacter sp. WCHA45 DNA window GAACCTTTTGCATTGTCGATTGGATGACCTTTTAAATCACGCATTTCAGTCAAAGTGAAGACAAGATTACCTTTGGGAGTCATGAGCTCAAGTGTATCGCCAACTAAAAATCGATTTTTAACTTCGACTTGAACATAGTCGCCATTGCGCTCAATTATCTCACCACAAAACTGTTGATAGTCGAAATGTGATGAACCATCCTCATAATTTTGGTAATCGCTATGCACATGGCGACGTAAAAATCCTTCTGTGTAACCACGATTTGCCAAACCTTCAAGTTGATCCATTAAACTTGAGTCAAATGGTTGACCTGATAGCGCATCATCAATTGCTTTACGATAAATTTGAGCTGTTCGAGCACAGTAAAAATAGGATTTTGTTCGTCCTTCAATTTTAAGTGAAGCAATTCCCATATGAGTCAAACGATCAACATGTTGAATGGCACGTAAGTCTTTCGAGTTCATGAAATAAGTACCATGTTCATCTTCTTCAGCCGCAAACATTTCTTCATCATTACGTTGTACTAAAACACTTTGAACTAGATCATCTTGAACTTTATTGGAACAGCATTGTTTGGATGGTTCTATCTGCTGAACAGGAATCACGTCACCATTGGCATCTTCTTGTGCTTCGTGAATTTTATATTCCCAACGACAGGCATTGGTACATGCGCCTTGATTTGCATCTCGTTTATTCATATAACCTGAGAGTAAACATCGTCCTGAATAGGCCATGCATAGCGCACCATGTACAAAAACCTCAAGTTCAATTTCTGGTACATTTTTCTGTATTTCTTCAATTTCTTCTAATGCGAGTTCACGAGAAAGAATGACTCGGCTTAAACCATAGTCTTTCCAGAATTTTACAGTTGCCCAATTAATCGCATTGGCTTGTACCGAAAGGTGGATAGGCATGTCAGGGAAATGTTCACGAACCATCATAATTAAGCCTGGATCCGACATAATTAATGCATCAGGTTGCATCGCAATAATTGGCTCGATGTCACGAATAAAATTTTTAAGTTTGCTGTTATGTGGCTGAATATTAGCAACAACATAGAATTTTTTGCCTAATGCATGTGCTTCATCAATTCCGATTTTTAAATTTTCATGATCAAATTCATTATTACGAACACGGAGACTGTAACGTGGTTGTCCTGCATAAACTGCATCTGCTCCATAAGCAAAAGCATAACGCATATTTTTAAGTGAACCAGCAGGAGAGAGTAATTCAGTAATCATGATGCAAAAGGCATATAAAAAATAAGGAATTATTTTAAAAATATAATTACTAAGATTCAACCAAGCATTTTGCTCGGAATTATAGCTGTTTTTCTCTCATATAAAAAAATAACTCTAGAATTACTGCAACTTTATAATTTATATTGGCTTTGTTGCACAAAGGTTTGAAAGATAATGCTACCCTAATTGAGCTAAATTCAAGTGATAACTTGGATATGAGGGTGGTCTAATTTTTGAATTTATTAAAAATTTATACATGTGCATGAATCTAATTCATCTGACTAGGAAAACTCCTTGCTGTGAATTTATCACCTAATAATTTGATGCAATGCATTTTGGTTTCCACTAAACTTCGATGATGATAACCAGACCATTTTTTCGAAAGTGACTTAGCTACCCGTTTGACTGTTTTTAATAATTCATTCCTCTCTCTAAATATCTCAATTTCTTATTTTTCCAAAGCTTTGCATGCTTCCTAGTAGTAATGACTGCATGTGCATCTCGATCTAAAAAGATTTGTCGGCTCGGAATATCAATATGCTTTTGTCGTCTACAGAGGGTGGAGTAATTTGGTGCTGTCCAATTCAAACATTAGTTGTACGATAGGTTTTAATCACAGGCTTCTTCAACTAGAAATTATATTGCTGAAGAAGCCTTCAAGAATAGCTTTGTGCAACAAAGCCTTCTAACATCAATAAAAATGACGATTAAGATTGAATTTTAAACTATATCTAAATATTCACTCTATGCTAGGCTTAAGAAAAAAGGATAAGCCTATGGATGCCATTGAAATAAAAGATTTCTCAGCTCTGACTGGGTATACAAATGCCATTTTAGCAATCGATGAGTGGCTTGAACACAAACCTTATTTCTATGTGATTAAGGATCAGTATTTGATTGATGAGGCTATTCGTGTTGAATATATCATTATTCAATAATTTTGAATTTAGAGGAGCTTATAAATGACAAAAAACCGATTGTTTATAGACTTATCTATATATGTATTGTTGATCTGAAATTGGGGTTTTTGTTTCAAGTAATAGACATAATTTTTTGATTTATTTGTTATCTTTAAATTTTTGCAAGATTTCAAATTATGAAGAAAATTCTATTTTTAGCTTTAGCACTTACTACATTAACAGCGTGTTCTTCAACACCCAGCAAGGATGTTACTCCACCTAAAATTGGTATGGCAAATCCTGCAAGCCAATACTGCGTTGAACAAGGAGGTCAGCTTGAGATTCGCAATGAGGCAAACGGTCAGGCTGGTTATTGTAAATTGCCTAATGGGCAAGTGATTGAGGAATGGGCATTTTTCCGTGCAAATCAAAGTAAATGTGTTGCTGATGAAGCACAAAAACTTGTAGGGCAGTCTGGTTTAACCGAACAGCAAATTAAGCAAAAAACCAAGTCCGAAATTGTGCGAAGTGTAGGACCAAATCAGCCCGTAACGATGGATTACCGTGAAAATCGAGTGACGGTAATGATTGATCCGCAATCTAAAAAAATTCTTAGTGCAAATTGTGGTTAATTGGTGAAATAAGTTCTTGCTTTCAAGTTGGTATCTACCAATTTGAAAGCTTTTCTCATCTAAATGAAAGATAGACCTTGATAAATCTACTTTTGTACCCATCAATTATAATATCGCAGTAATATTTTTCGTTTTGGCTTTAACCAAAAGTATAATCACTGTATTTATTTTCTAATTTTTGAGATAGACGAAACTTTGACATGAATCTACTTCTTATCGTAGTGTTTGGCGCAATTGCTGAGATATTAGTATGGATCGGCGTGGGCGACCTTGTTGGGAGTATGTGGTACGTATTCTTTTGGTTTGTTATAACTTTTTTCGTGGGTTTGAATCTCGTTCGTTCTAGTACATCTAATATTATGCCGCAATTGCAACAAATGCAGATGACAGGTCAACTTGGAGCTGATCCTGCTGTTACTAAAAAATTAGCAATTGCAATGTCGGGTTTCTTGTTAATGATTCCTGGTTTAATTTCTGATGTATTGGCTGTATTGGTTTTAATTCCTGCAGTTCAAACAGCGTTTAGAAATATGTTGATGAAAGCAATGGCAAAGCGTCAACAGGCGATGATGGATCAAATGATGGGTGGAATGGGTGGTAATGCTGCTGGTCAGAATCCATTTGCTGATCTCATGCGTCAAATGCAGGACATGCAGAATCAACAACAAGGTGGTGGTCAATATCGTGACTCAACCATTATTGATGGCGAAGCGAGAGAAGTTCAACCTGATCAAAAGAAAATTGAATTCAAAGATGTTAATTAGTCGTTGATACGCTTAAAAAGCACATCCTAGTTGATGTGCTTTTTTATGCTTTATTTTTTACACTTTGCTCTTGTTTAGATTCTGTTTTGTCTGGTGTTTGTTGTTCTTTGCTCTGAGGTTGATAGTGGGTAGGAGGGAGATTTGTTATTTCATTTTCAGATTGTTTATATGAACGACTTCGATTAGCTCGTTCACGAAATCCACCTTTATTGATCAATTGAGTCATAGTAATGTCATCTATGATTTGAAAGATATATTTTAACAAATTATGTGAAAGATCAAAATAATACTGAGCGTTAGTTGAATCTAGCTTTGTATATCTTCTTTACAATGTATCGAAGAGAATTGTTAATTTGAATGAATTGCCTTTAAAACTAGATTGAATTCTGATTTTTTTTCTCATAGGATAAAAGTGTGACGAAAGAAATTGTTGTAAATAGTAAGTGGATGGAGGAATGATGTTATATCAATATCATTGCGCATGTTGTGACAAGGTAGTCGCTTCAACAGATAAGGAATGCCCTTATTGTGGTTCTCAGCATATTAGAAGTCCTTATGGTTTATGGATGTTCTGTGTGGCTGCATGTTTTGTAGTTGTACTTGTAATTAAGATGGTACATGTATATTCATTACATTATGAGGAAGATCAAACAACTCAGACAAGTTCTTTATTTGAAATGTTTAAACAAGATAGTGCTGAATCTAATAAATAATAACAAATAAAAAAGTTCGCAATTTGCGAACTTTTTTATGAGCGATAAACTTATAGTCCCGCAGCATCTTTAAGAACTTCGACTTTATCAGTCTTTTCCCAAGTAAATGCAGAATCTGAACCTTCACGACCAAAGTGACCATAAGCAGCTGTTTGTTTATACATTGGCTGAATTAGGTTCAGCATACGAGTGATACCGTATGGACGTAAATCAAAGTGCTCACGAACCAATTGAATGATTAATTCGTCTGATACTTTACCTGTATTGAAAGTATTGATTGAAATCGAAGTCGGTTCAGCAACACCAATTGCATAACTGACTTGGATTTCACATTTATCCGCTAAACCGGCTGCAACAATATTTTTTGCAACATAACGACCTGCATAGGCCGCAGAACGGTCAACTTTTGATGGATCTTTACCAGAGAAAGCACCGCCACCATGACGTGCCATACCGCCATAAGTATCTACAATAATCTTACGACCAGTTAGACCACAGTCACCTACAGGACCACCAATCACAAACATACCTGTTGGATTGATATGGAATTTTGTACCCGCATGGAACATTTCAGCAGGAATAATCGGTTTTACGATTTCTTCAATCACAGCTTCTTTTAAGTTAGCTTGACTAATTTCAGGATCGTGCTGAGTTGAAAGTACCACAGCATCTAGACGCACTGGCATACCATTTTCATAAGCAAATGTTACTTGGCTTTTTGCATCAGGGCGCAACCAAGGTAAAGCACCTGAACGGCGTAATTCTGCTTGACGCTCCATTAAACGATGCGCATAAGAAATTGGGGCAGGCATGAGTACGTCAGTTTCACGACTTGCATAACCGAACATTAAGCCTTGGTCACCCGCACCTTGATCTTCAGGTTTCTGGCGGTCAACACCTTGTGCAATCTCAGGAGATTGTTTACCGATCATATTGATCACGGCACAAGTTGAACCATCAAAACCTAAATCAGAGTGATGGTAGCCAATACCATTTACGGTTTGACGCACAATTGCTTCAAAGTCGACATTTGCTGTCGTTGTAATTTCACCAGCAAGAACAACCGCACCTGTTTTTACTAATGTTTCACAAGCGACACGCGCATACGGGTCTTCTTTTAGGATTGCATCTAAAATAGCATCACTAATTTGGTCAGCCATTTTGTCTGGATGACCTTCGCTTACAGATTCTGAAGTAAAAACAGCATACTCGCGCATGAACGTCCTATCATGGTTATTTTCAAAAAGACAGAGTATGTTACATCGACTTGGCGGATAGGACTAGCATAAGCTGACTAAAATGCATGAATTTATTTCATTTTCATTGTGTTTTTATTGATATGTGTATCAGTAAAACTAATATTAATGCTTTAATTAATAAAGTTTTTCTGAATTGTAAATTTTCATATTGGAGTGAATGCATTTTAGTGGTTGTTTAGATGGTGAGCATTTATATAAAGAATTGTATTTGAATGATCAAAATATAAGAAAAATCGTGTATTGCACTTTACCCCATCTTGTTTTTTTAAGACAATAGTCGCAGTTTTTGAAAGATGATTTCTCATCTTCTCTCATCTTATTTGATTTAATCGGATTCTGACTTATGACAACCCCTTTAAATGAACGTCGTATTGCAAATGCAATTCGTGTCTTGGCTATGGATGCTGTGCAACAAGCAAACTCAGGGCATCCTGGTGCTCCAATGGGGATGGCAGATATCGCTGACGTAGTTTGGCGCGAATTTTTAAATCATAACCCAAGCAACCCACAGTGGGCGAACCGCGACCGTTTTGTATTGTCAAATGGTCACGGCTCAATGTTGCAATATGCATTATTGCATTTGACAGGTTATGAGTTATCTATTGAAGATTTAAAACAATTCCGTCAATTACATTCTAAAACACCAGGTCACCCAGAATATGGCTATGCACCTGGTATCGAGACCACAACTGGTCCATTGGGTCAGGGCATTGCTAATGCAGTTGGTTTCGCTTTAGCTGAAAAAACTTTAGCTGCACAATTTAACAAAGATGGTTTAAACGTTGTTGATCACTTCACTTACTGCTTCTTGGGTGATGGTTGCTTGATGGAAGGTATTTCGCACGAAGTATGTTCACTTGCAGGTACTTTAGGTCTTGGTAAGTTGATTGCTTACTACGATGACAACGGGATTTCAATTGATGGTGAAGTGGAAGGTTGGTTTAGTGATGATACTGAGCAACGTTTCAAAGCTTATGGCTGGCAAGTGCTTCGTGTAGACGGGCATGACGCTGATGCGATTCGTCAAGCAACTGTTGAAGCGAAAGCTGAAAGTAATAAACCAACGATCATTATCTGTAAAACGATTATTGGTTTAGGTTCTCCGAATAAACAAGGTAAAGAAGACTGCCACGGCGCGCCACTTGGTAAAGACGAAATCGCTTTAACACGTGAAGCATTAGGTTGGAAAGAAGAAGCGTTTGTTATTCCAGAAGATGTGTATGCAGCTTGGGATGCAAAAGCTAAGGGTCAAACTTCTGAAGCCGCTTGGAATGAATTATTTGCTCAATACCAAGCAAAATATCCAACTGAAGCAGCGGAATTATTACGTCGTATCAATGGTGATTTACCTGCTGAATTTGCTGCACAAGCTGATGCATTTATTGCTGAAACCAATGCAAAAGCAGAAACGATTGCAACTCGTAAAGCCAGCCAAAATACTTTACAGGCATTCGGTCCATTACTCCCTGAATTATTAGGTGGTTCTGCTGACTTGGCTGGCTCTAACTTAACACTTTGGAAAGGTTGCCAAGGCGTACAAGAAAATCCAGCGGGTAACTACGTGTATTACGGTGTTCGTGAATTCGGTATGACCGCAATCGCAAATGGTGTAGCTTTACACGGTGGTTTTGTTCCTTACGTTGCAACATTCTTAATGTTTATGGAATATGCACGTAATGCTGTACGTATGTCGGCATTGATGAAGCAACGTGTGATTCATGTTTATACACATGATTCG harbors:
- the metK gene encoding methionine adenosyltransferase is translated as MREYAVFTSESVSEGHPDKMADQISDAILDAILKEDPYARVACETLVKTGAVVLAGEITTTANVDFEAIVRQTVNGIGYHHSDLGFDGSTCAVINMIGKQSPEIAQGVDRQKPEDQGAGDQGLMFGYASRETDVLMPAPISYAHRLMERQAELRRSGALPWLRPDAKSQVTFAYENGMPVRLDAVVLSTQHDPEISQANLKEAVIEEIVKPIIPAEMFHAGTKFHINPTGMFVIGGPVGDCGLTGRKIIVDTYGGMARHGGGAFSGKDPSKVDRSAAYAGRYVAKNIVAAGLADKCEIQVSYAIGVAEPTSISINTFNTGKVSDELIIQLVREHFDLRPYGITRMLNLIQPMYKQTAAYGHFGREGSDSAFTWEKTDKVEVLKDAAGL
- a CDS encoding DUF333 domain-containing protein, giving the protein MKKILFLALALTTLTACSSTPSKDVTPPKIGMANPASQYCVEQGGQLEIRNEANGQAGYCKLPNGQVIEEWAFFRANQSKCVADEAQKLVGQSGLTEQQIKQKTKSEIVRSVGPNQPVTMDYRENRVTVMIDPQSKKILSANCG
- the tkt gene encoding transketolase; amino-acid sequence: MTTPLNERRIANAIRVLAMDAVQQANSGHPGAPMGMADIADVVWREFLNHNPSNPQWANRDRFVLSNGHGSMLQYALLHLTGYELSIEDLKQFRQLHSKTPGHPEYGYAPGIETTTGPLGQGIANAVGFALAEKTLAAQFNKDGLNVVDHFTYCFLGDGCLMEGISHEVCSLAGTLGLGKLIAYYDDNGISIDGEVEGWFSDDTEQRFKAYGWQVLRVDGHDADAIRQATVEAKAESNKPTIIICKTIIGLGSPNKQGKEDCHGAPLGKDEIALTREALGWKEEAFVIPEDVYAAWDAKAKGQTSEAAWNELFAQYQAKYPTEAAELLRRINGDLPAEFAAQADAFIAETNAKAETIATRKASQNTLQAFGPLLPELLGGSADLAGSNLTLWKGCQGVQENPAGNYVYYGVREFGMTAIANGVALHGGFVPYVATFLMFMEYARNAVRMSALMKQRVIHVYTHDSIGLGEDGPTHQPIEQIASLRGTPNLNTWRPCDTVEAAISWKSALQRKDGPTALIFSRQNLPFQARNEAQIQNAAKGGYVLAEEKGELKAIIIATGSEVSLAMEAYAQLEGVRVVSMPCAEEFMKQDAAYREAVLPAHIRARVAVEAAHVDYWWKFVGLDGKVIGMTTYGESAPAKDLFQFFGITTEAVVTAVKELTA
- the yegQ gene encoding tRNA 5-hydroxyuridine modification protein YegQ, yielding MITELLSPAGSLKNMRYAFAYGADAVYAGQPRYSLRVRNNEFDHENLKIGIDEAHALGKKFYVVANIQPHNSKLKNFIRDIEPIIAMQPDALIMSDPGLIMMVREHFPDMPIHLSVQANAINWATVKFWKDYGLSRVILSRELALEEIEEIQKNVPEIELEVFVHGALCMAYSGRCLLSGYMNKRDANQGACTNACRWEYKIHEAQEDANGDVIPVQQIEPSKQCCSNKVQDDLVQSVLVQRNDEEMFAAEEDEHGTYFMNSKDLRAIQHVDRLTHMGIASLKIEGRTKSYFYCARTAQIYRKAIDDALSGQPFDSSLMDQLEGLANRGYTEGFLRRHVHSDYQNYEDGSSHFDYQQFCGEIIERNGDYVQVEVKNRFLVGDTLELMTPKGNLVFTLTEMRDLKGHPIDNAKGSGHIVEIPLSADIDIAYALLIRHLPHAKTQLKTDALAYSAD
- a CDS encoding FxsA family protein; amino-acid sequence: MNLLLIVVFGAIAEILVWIGVGDLVGSMWYVFFWFVITFFVGLNLVRSSTSNIMPQLQQMQMTGQLGADPAVTKKLAIAMSGFLLMIPGLISDVLAVLVLIPAVQTAFRNMLMKAMAKRQQAMMDQMMGGMGGNAAGQNPFADLMRQMQDMQNQQQGGGQYRDSTIIDGEAREVQPDQKKIEFKDVN